The Glycine max cultivar Williams 82 chromosome 12, Glycine_max_v4.0, whole genome shotgun sequence genome window below encodes:
- the LOC102661723 gene encoding uncharacterized protein — protein MPLEDLEQLTQQIRDQLEELITEKVTQKMMESFSQMQSQFQSQMQSQGIALPPEPEVGPSGLRVSTKESCVAPSGNNPGTGDSDKCGLYIEENLSRLVALGRLYEGYTTVHNIPLLHGQVKVGVEEVKDTEALVPVPTDEVTLVGQALNTFLTWPTHLVKRLSEQAAVSPAKPPESPDEEVDDPLYLMTLTIPQMFLKLLQVMWDATIFGVFNQNFPLYIKHEDLSEIAHGGQCLSISVIQLWILHLTETSVRAGNSDVYGFLEPQSIQRSGQSQFESESYIKSWIQSSKRDVYLGAYLNSGHW, from the exons ATGCCTCTTGAAGACCTAGAACAGCTGACCCAACAAATCAGAGACCAACTGGAGGAGttaatcacagaaaaagtgactcaaaagatgatggaatccttcagccagatgcagtcccagtttcaGTCTCAGATGCAATCACAAGGAATTGCACTACCTCCAGAGCCAGAGGTTGGTCCTTCAGGTCTTCGTGtaagcacaaaggagagttgtgttgctcCCTCAGGGAACAATCCAGggacgggtgactcagacaaatgcggCCTATATATTGAAGAAAATCTTTCGCGcttggttgccctaggaagactttACGAGGGATACACAAcagttcacaacatccctttgttgcatggccaagtcaaggttggtgttgaggaggttaaagatacAGAGGCTctcgttcctgtacccactgacgaggttaccttagtggggcaggcacttaacACTTTCCTTACTTGGCCAACACATCTTGTgaagcgtttatcagaacag GCAGCTGTGTCTCCAGCAAAACCTCCAGAAAGCCCGGATGaagaggtcgatgatcccctgtacctgatgacattgaccatcccacaaatGTTTTTGAAGCTGctccaggttatgtgggatgctaccataTTCGGGGTGTTTAATCAAAACTTCCCATTGTAtataaagcacgaagatctctctgaaattgcacatggtggtcaatgtctcagcatatctgttatacagttgtggattct CcatctgactgagacaagtgtgcgagcggggaattctgatgtgtatggattcctcgagccacagtccattcagagatctgggcaatcacaatttgaatccgaAAGTTATATCAAGAGTTGGATACAGAGTTCAAAACGAGATGTTTACCTTGGAGCCTATCTGAATAG TGGACACTGGTAA